In one window of bacterium DNA:
- a CDS encoding DUF1559 domain-containing protein, producing the protein MKRKGFTLIELLVVIAIIAILAAMLLPALARAREQARRGVCVSNLKQLGLALHMYAQDYDERFPTNIDKNAPTGHDVAVSLQLLTGQLNESDALKEGVVYVKDPGVFVCPSSAETKSDTGLICQRTCSYVYALPLHEQTAQETAIMADRWARSLSTANSALYAIESTTYDLETQDNHGTEGINVLYVSGNVKWVASYKKSGNYYLPTSELPNCTNGSTTALRIPRP; encoded by the coding sequence ATGAAAAGGAAAGGGTTTACATTAATTGAATTGCTGGTAGTAATTGCTATCATAGCGATTCTTGCAGCGATGTTACTGCCAGCACTTGCAAGAGCAAGAGAACAGGCAAGAAGAGGTGTATGTGTGAGTAATTTAAAACAACTTGGACTTGCTTTACATATGTATGCTCAGGATTATGATGAGAGATTTCCAACAAACATTGATAAAAATGCACCAACAGGTCATGATGTGGCTGTTTCTTTACAACTTCTTACAGGTCAGTTAAATGAATCAGATGCCCTAAAGGAAGGAGTTGTTTATGTGAAAGACCCTGGTGTATTTGTATGTCCATCTTCAGCAGAAACAAAATCAGACACAGGATTAATATGCCAGAGAACTTGTTCCTATGTTTATGCTTTGCCTTTACATGAACAAACAGCACAGGAAACAGCAATTATGGCAGATAGATGGGCAAGGTCTCTTTCAACAGCAAACTCTGCTCTTTATGCTATAGAAAGTACAACTTATGACCTTGAAACACAGGATAATCATGGAACAGAAGGAATTAATGTTTTATATGTAAGCGGTAATGTAAAATGGGTTGCTTCTTATAAGAAAAGTGGAAATTATTATTTACCAACATCTGAATTACCTAACTGTACAAATGGTTCAACAACTGCTTTGAGAATACCGAGACCATAA